The following coding sequences are from one Culex quinquefasciatus strain JHB chromosome 1, VPISU_Cqui_1.0_pri_paternal, whole genome shotgun sequence window:
- the LOC6046336 gene encoding antigen 5 like allergen Cul n 1 translates to MKYFPKTFFMLATLTATQSQQVANNYCDRQLCPQGGPHVACNGLTRPAASCGPDAREMPMDESKRSLIVDLHNRLRSKVATGKQSNGSGTLYPEASRMATLQWDAELAGIAAANARRCVFGHDRCRNTISFPYAGQNIAQRSYQGVAITDDVLMEQFINDWFSEATVANRNFIAKYPSRYSGPDIGHFTQIVSDRTTRVGCSLVNYRQGRWNVQYFVCNYALTNMINQPVYVSGKACSRCTTGCNAEYPGLCSTREAISAKP, encoded by the exons ATGAAATACTTTCCAAAAACATTCTTCATGCTGGCAACCCTAACCGCAACTCAGTCCCAACAGGTCGCCAACAACTACTGTGACCGCCAGCTGTGTCCTCAGGGTGGTCCTCACGTCGCCTGTAACGGGTTGACGCGACCGGCAGCTTCTTGTGGACCCGATGCTCGGGAAATGCCAATGGACGAGTCCAAGCGATCGCTCATCGTAGATCTGCACAACCGCCTCCGTAGCAAAGTCGCAACGGGAAAGCAGAGCAACGGCTCGGGGACACTTTACCCGGAAGCCTCCAGGATGGCAACACTG CAATGGGACGCAGAGTTGGCCGGCATTGCAGCGGCAAATGCCAGGAGGTGTGTTTTCGGCCACGACAGGTGTCGGAATACGATAAGCTTTCCGTACGCCGGACAAAACATTGCGCAGCGGTCGTACCAGGGCGTGGCGATTACCGATGACGTTTTGATGGAGCAGTTCATCAATGACTGGTTTTCGGAGGCAACAGTTGCGAACCGCAACTTCATCGCGAAGTATCCGAGTAGATATAGTGG TCCGGACATTGGCCACTTCACACAGATTGTTTCCGATAGGACCACTCGGGTTGGGTGCTCGTTGGTCAACTACAGGCAGGGCAGATGGAACGTCCAGTACTTTGTGTGCAATTACGCTTTGACCAACATGATCAACCAGCCGGTCTACGTGTCCGGGAAGGCCTGCTCCAGATGTACTACCGGTTGTAACGCTGAATATCCAGGATTGTGTAGTACACGAGAAGCAATCAGTGCCAAGCCTTAA